In Methanosarcina barkeri MS, a single window of DNA contains:
- a CDS encoding Hsp70 family protein, translating to MAKYVYGIDLGTTYSCIAYVDESGRANVIKNLEGTNTTPSVVNFASPNQVVVGQVAKETAVIDPKNTVSLVKTLMGKSNFAINYNDEDKSPEEVSAYILRKLAEDAAKEIDAEVKDVVITCPAYFGTAERTATKNAGIIAGLNVLEIISEPVAAAIYYGCTKEPEEKTILVYDLGGGTFDVTIMSINSEKIEIICSDGDHDLGGKDWDSATMRYLADEFASQKSYDGDFDEYAQQDLRLKAEKAKQQLSAKEKTPVIVEAAGERARIDFSREKFDEITFSLLNSTVDKTDAAIAVAEKRGFKVDEILLVGGSTRMPQVTRVLEEKYGIKPKILEPDEAVAKGAAIHAVNVYINDQPTLSKWDEDNKGSVTSDSVLDPSNSVEQLSVDPAMMSIGGKKRSIVVATTKSFAVEAIVNKEPKCCNMIIKNNSMPDGVITVSQTFGTYIANQETAEIVVYESDFMDEYFDIDKDYEIGTATLELPDNLPSGAPIEIILSLNSEGILEVTGKDLTSNKEIHATMQSKNIMTSEEVEDLRKKSQQMVLM from the coding sequence ATGGCTAAGTATGTCTATGGCATTGATCTTGGTACGACATATTCATGTATTGCGTATGTTGACGAAAGTGGAAGGGCAAATGTTATTAAAAATTTAGAAGGAACAAATACTACTCCTTCTGTTGTTAATTTTGCAAGTCCCAATCAAGTTGTCGTAGGACAGGTGGCAAAGGAGACTGCCGTTATTGACCCTAAGAATACTGTATCACTAGTAAAAACATTGATGGGTAAAAGTAACTTTGCTATAAATTACAACGATGAAGATAAATCTCCTGAAGAAGTATCGGCCTACATCTTGAGGAAGCTTGCAGAAGACGCAGCAAAGGAAATTGATGCAGAAGTAAAGGATGTAGTAATTACGTGTCCTGCTTATTTTGGTACTGCTGAAAGAACAGCGACAAAGAATGCAGGAATAATTGCTGGTCTCAATGTGCTGGAGATTATTAGTGAACCTGTTGCTGCAGCAATTTACTATGGGTGCACTAAAGAACCTGAAGAAAAAACTATTCTTGTATATGATCTGGGGGGAGGAACTTTTGATGTTACTATCATGAGTATTAACTCCGAAAAAATTGAGATTATATGTTCTGACGGGGACCATGATTTAGGCGGAAAAGATTGGGACAGTGCAACCATGCGTTACCTTGCAGATGAATTTGCTTCTCAAAAATCATATGATGGCGATTTTGATGAATACGCACAGCAGGATCTTCGTTTGAAAGCTGAAAAAGCAAAACAGCAACTTTCTGCGAAAGAAAAAACTCCTGTTATAGTTGAGGCAGCTGGAGAAAGAGCAAGAATCGATTTTTCAAGAGAAAAATTTGATGAGATTACTTTTTCACTGTTAAATTCCACCGTTGATAAGACTGATGCTGCTATTGCTGTGGCAGAAAAACGTGGTTTTAAAGTAGATGAAATTCTTTTGGTTGGCGGTTCTACGAGAATGCCACAGGTAACCAGGGTGTTGGAGGAAAAATACGGCATAAAGCCTAAAATCCTTGAACCGGATGAAGCTGTTGCTAAAGGGGCTGCAATTCATGCTGTTAATGTTTACATCAACGACCAACCAACTTTGTCCAAATGGGATGAAGACAATAAAGGCAGTGTGACTTCAGATTCCGTTTTAGATCCATCTAATAGTGTTGAACAATTATCTGTTGACCCAGCGATGATGAGCATAGGTGGAAAAAAGCGTTCGATTGTTGTGGCTACAACTAAAAGTTTTGCTGTAGAGGCAATTGTAAATAAGGAACCAAAATGTTGCAATATGATTATCAAAAACAATTCTATGCCTGATGGTGTCATAACTGTTTCCCAGACATTTGGAACATACATTGCAAACCAGGAAACAGCTGAAATAGTTGTCTATGAAAGCGATTTTATGGATGAGTATTTTGATATCGATAAAGATTACGAGATTGGTACAGCAACCTTAGAATTGCCGGATAACCTTCCTTCTGGTGCGCCAATTGAGATAATATTAAGTCTTAATAGTGAAGGCATTTTGGAAGTTACTGGTAAAGATCTGACAAGCAACAAAGAAATTCATGCAACTATGCAGTCAAAAAATATCATGACCAGTGAAGAAGTTGAGGATTTAAGAAAAAAATCACAGCAAATGGTCTTGATGTAA
- a CDS encoding ATP-binding protein, translated as MRYTEERTKMQNRVSEIMQNGLEIADLFINKNYLIDIGKCDPIPLEDIQRSFSYISMFEVSKIVYDVDENINDKLVSVYSALSNFGSSALLVIFSDKEGVKFYLGTRDVNQPNTAKEILQKSLRGNFPGIEINEQSSSEIERILESHIPSVYSNMAVSSVSIVPSARDDDKDKFVQGMEKFIDSMSGEKYTAVLISSPLSKADLENKKRGYEELYSTLSQFSQANMTYGENNSEAVAIGISDSFSKSINEGVSDTTGTNTSTSSGTSKSRYHGRNYSIFLLGFNSGKNEGTNTGSSTGSSTGHTDTRSESESTSNTKSDTRTTTEGTSTSIAITRQNKTVQELLEKIDEQLDRIKNCEAYGLWDSACYFISEDPETSIVAANTYKALVAGEKTSVENSFINLWNNEYENSDNSLIILDHLRHGLHPQFRYLPNSGEGNYTEQTITPASMISGVELPILMGIPHKSVVGVTSVNSVAFGRNVFVKEQKDNSRNIDIGAIYHMGEVFENNRVKLDLESLTAHCFITGSTGSGKSNTTYKIIDELISQKNNVKFLVIEPAKGEYKLAFGGMPDINIFTTNPRYYDMLSINPFEFNGEIHVLEHLDRLIEIFSACWPLYAAMPAFLKASFEKAYILHGWDLNHSIHINRGNGKFPTFKDIVDILPKLLNESKFSDEVKGNYVGSLVTRVESLTDGLVGQIFLGHAIDDDVLFNQNTIVDLSRIGSVETKALLMGMLVLKLSEFRQSTSGGTNLPLKHVTILEEAHNLLKRTSVDQDQESSNVQGKSVEMISNSIAEMRTFGEGFIIVDQSPTSVDISAIKNTNTKIIMRLPERNDCEVAGCSIGLTDEQIMELTKLDKGVAAICQNNWLEPVLTKIDKSSDLYEISSTPIQDRKNRTALIGELLTELILQDEDKIFNMAWFNTIINSAKVSKLAKTDIRNLLLEYQKKFETKQKQFAFFELIFKLMNCNDLFRMFEDKLPNTSELQKLPKKSEIDNPTVKACRIYVDYITKNLDLYADFDEQTRKTVFIKLLDYKIQSEPNNSERYKFVHYCVRKIF; from the coding sequence ATGAGATATACCGAAGAAAGGACCAAAATGCAAAATCGTGTTTCTGAAATCATGCAAAATGGATTGGAAATTGCAGACCTGTTTATAAATAAAAACTATTTAATTGATATAGGTAAATGCGACCCGATACCATTAGAAGATATTCAACGCTCTTTCTCATATATCTCGATGTTTGAAGTTAGCAAAATTGTATATGACGTTGATGAGAACATTAACGATAAACTCGTTAGTGTTTATAGTGCATTATCGAATTTTGGAAGTTCAGCTTTACTTGTTATTTTCAGTGATAAAGAAGGTGTAAAGTTTTACCTCGGAACAAGAGATGTTAATCAACCAAATACCGCAAAAGAAATTTTGCAGAAAAGCTTGAGAGGAAATTTCCCTGGTATTGAAATAAATGAACAATCATCTTCAGAAATTGAAAGAATATTAGAGTCTCATATTCCCAGCGTATATTCTAATATGGCTGTTTCTTCCGTTTCAATTGTTCCTAGCGCAAGAGACGATGATAAGGATAAATTTGTACAGGGAATGGAGAAATTTATTGATTCTATGTCCGGTGAAAAGTACACTGCGGTATTAATCTCTTCACCGTTAAGTAAAGCTGATTTGGAAAACAAGAAACGAGGATATGAGGAGCTTTATTCCACACTTTCACAATTCTCACAGGCAAATATGACGTATGGCGAAAATAATAGTGAAGCTGTAGCTATAGGAATAAGTGATAGCTTCTCAAAATCGATAAACGAGGGCGTTAGCGACACAACCGGAACAAACACGAGTACCTCCAGTGGAACAAGTAAATCTCGGTATCATGGTCGTAATTATTCTATTTTTTTACTTGGGTTTAATTCTGGTAAAAATGAAGGAACAAATACTGGGAGCTCTACCGGATCTTCTACTGGCCATACTGATACGCGTTCTGAATCTGAGTCTACAAGCAACACAAAATCAGATACAAGGACGACTACGGAAGGAACGTCTACAAGTATAGCTATTACCAGACAAAATAAGACTGTACAGGAATTATTAGAGAAGATAGATGAGCAATTAGATAGAATCAAAAATTGCGAAGCATACGGATTATGGGACAGTGCCTGTTATTTCATTTCTGAAGATCCCGAAACATCTATTGTCGCAGCTAATACATATAAAGCGCTGGTTGCTGGAGAAAAGACAAGTGTTGAAAATTCATTCATAAACCTGTGGAATAATGAATATGAGAATTCAGATAATAGCTTAATAATTTTGGATCATCTCCGGCATGGTTTGCATCCTCAGTTTAGATATCTTCCTAATAGTGGAGAGGGCAATTACACAGAACAAACAATTACTCCAGCAAGTATGATTAGTGGTGTTGAGTTGCCTATTTTGATGGGAATTCCGCACAAATCTGTAGTCGGTGTCACATCTGTTAATTCTGTTGCATTCGGTAGAAATGTGTTTGTAAAAGAGCAAAAAGATAACTCTCGAAATATTGACATTGGGGCCATCTACCATATGGGGGAGGTATTCGAGAACAATAGAGTGAAGTTGGATTTAGAGAGCTTAACAGCACATTGCTTCATAACCGGATCGACCGGCTCAGGAAAATCAAACACAACTTACAAAATTATAGATGAATTAATATCGCAAAAAAATAATGTTAAATTTTTGGTCATTGAGCCAGCAAAAGGTGAATACAAATTAGCTTTTGGTGGCATGCCGGATATTAACATATTTACAACAAATCCACGATATTATGACATGTTGAGTATAAATCCATTTGAGTTTAATGGAGAAATTCATGTATTAGAACATCTGGATAGACTTATAGAAATATTCAGTGCATGCTGGCCATTATATGCAGCTATGCCAGCATTTTTGAAAGCATCATTTGAGAAAGCATATATTCTTCATGGCTGGGACTTAAATCACTCTATACATATTAATCGAGGGAACGGAAAATTCCCAACATTCAAAGATATCGTTGACATCTTGCCTAAGTTGCTCAACGAATCTAAGTTTTCCGATGAAGTAAAGGGAAATTATGTTGGATCTCTGGTGACCCGTGTCGAATCTTTAACAGATGGTCTGGTCGGGCAAATTTTTTTGGGGCATGCAATCGACGATGATGTGCTATTTAATCAAAATACAATTGTTGACCTGAGTCGTATAGGATCTGTTGAAACAAAGGCATTGCTAATGGGCATGTTGGTATTAAAGTTGAGTGAGTTTAGACAATCAACGTCAGGTGGCACAAACCTGCCGCTTAAGCATGTAACCATACTGGAAGAAGCACATAACCTTTTGAAAAGAACCTCTGTAGACCAGGATCAAGAATCTTCAAATGTTCAGGGCAAATCCGTTGAAATGATAAGCAATTCTATAGCTGAAATGAGAACATTTGGTGAAGGATTTATTATTGTCGATCAGTCCCCAACGTCCGTAGACATATCAGCAATAAAAAACACCAATACAAAAATAATTATGAGATTACCTGAAAGGAACGATTGCGAGGTTGCCGGTTGCTCAATTGGTCTAACTGATGAACAGATTATGGAATTAACTAAACTGGATAAAGGCGTTGCTGCGATATGTCAAAATAACTGGTTAGAGCCCGTTTTAACAAAAATAGATAAGAGCAGTGATCTATATGAAATATCATCAACTCCGATTCAAGATCGAAAGAATAGAACGGCTTTAATAGGAGAATTACTTACTGAACTCATTCTCCAAGATGAAGACAAGATCTTTAATATGGCGTGGTTCAATACAATTATTAATTCTGCAAAAGTTTCCAAGCTCGCCAAAACTGATATAAGAAATCTTCTTTTGGAATATCAGAAAAAGTTTGAGACGAAACAAAAACAATTTGCTTTTTTTGAACTCATTTTTAAACTTATGAATTGTAATGATTTGTTTAGAATGTTTGAAGATAAACTACCAAACACATCGGAATTACAAAAGCTTCCAAAAAAGTCAGAGATTGATAATCCTACTGTTAAAGCTTGTAGAATATATGTTGATTATATCACTAAGAACTTGGATCTCTATGCAGATTTTGATGAACAAACAAGAAAAACAGTATTTATAAAACTCTTAGACTACAAGATCCAAAGTGAACCGAACAATAGTGAGAGATATAAATTTGTACATTATTGCGTCAGAAAAATATTTTAA
- a CDS encoding Hsp70 family protein — protein sequence MGIRVGIDLGTTFSAVACIDEQTGKPEVIKNCFGSAITPSVLCFEPNGNILYGQDAKNMQAMGDINTVAFFKRSMGKDMFSVEINGKTYNATDFSATFLEKIKKEAESQIGEKIDAAVITVPAYFTHKEREATIEAGKRAGLDVLSIINEPTAAAIAYGLNGKDAEQTVLIYDLGGGTFDVTIARINKDEIDILGSDGNHELGGKDWDDCIARYLVAEFQERYGIDLSEDREMVASLLVTAENVKRQLTAKDTVRVPITYQSIRANIEITEDLFESISQFLLGTTKELTEGLITSLNLSWNNIDGVILVGGSTRMRMVHKYVESMSGKHPLSGVNVDEAVALGAAIRANTDEKANIVPLIGGLMHRPKTNKLCIQGAKAVFDVTAHSLGMISISPDGEKYINSIIIKKNSKVPAENTRSFKFKTRTKNNELEVYILQGEFERPLDNTIINKYVITEIERVSSSTSFIDVTYQYTSNGVVEVSAVQQENHKKLPIRIEPIPEDMDWTDRSPKDQAGNAEAPNVEIILAVDLSGSMYGKPIKKAQQAMHDFVAKLEEGNTKIGILAFANKVKCVLPLDTDFNNVNDVISKLSGVKVGGGNSAEPFTTALTLLKGNLSENEGEVCYIIVLTDGEWYHQKRAISAAKQCHEAGIEIIALGFGNADYEFLKQIASIDEFASITNLTELSGSFSKIAQAISDYATGLKVM from the coding sequence GTGGGTATTAGAGTCGGAATTGACTTAGGTACAACTTTTAGTGCTGTTGCATGTATAGATGAGCAAACTGGGAAACCAGAGGTTATAAAAAATTGTTTTGGCAGTGCTATCACTCCTTCAGTTTTGTGTTTCGAGCCTAATGGGAATATTTTGTATGGCCAAGACGCTAAAAATATGCAAGCGATGGGCGATATCAATACCGTTGCGTTTTTTAAACGTAGCATGGGTAAAGATATGTTTTCTGTAGAGATTAATGGGAAAACATATAATGCAACGGATTTCTCTGCCACATTTCTTGAAAAGATTAAGAAAGAAGCCGAATCACAAATCGGAGAGAAAATTGATGCTGCTGTTATAACTGTTCCTGCTTATTTTACTCATAAAGAGCGTGAAGCCACTATTGAAGCTGGCAAAAGAGCAGGGCTAGATGTCCTTTCAATTATTAATGAGCCTACTGCAGCGGCAATCGCATATGGGTTGAATGGCAAAGATGCAGAGCAAACTGTACTGATATATGACCTTGGGGGTGGAACATTCGATGTTACCATTGCCCGTATCAATAAAGATGAAATTGATATCCTCGGTAGCGATGGTAACCATGAACTTGGTGGCAAAGATTGGGATGATTGTATAGCAAGATACCTGGTAGCTGAATTCCAAGAACGATATGGAATAGACTTAAGCGAGGATAGAGAAATGGTTGCCTCTTTATTGGTAACTGCTGAGAATGTAAAGAGGCAGCTAACAGCAAAAGACACTGTAAGAGTGCCCATTACCTATCAAAGTATTAGAGCTAATATTGAAATTACAGAAGACTTGTTTGAATCTATTTCACAGTTTTTATTAGGAACAACTAAAGAATTGACTGAAGGTTTAATCACTTCCCTCAATTTATCATGGAATAATATCGATGGTGTAATTCTTGTTGGCGGTTCCACAAGAATGAGAATGGTTCATAAGTATGTTGAGAGCATGTCGGGTAAACATCCCCTTTCGGGTGTTAATGTGGACGAAGCTGTAGCTCTTGGAGCAGCAATCAGAGCCAATACTGATGAGAAAGCGAATATAGTTCCTTTGATTGGCGGGTTAATGCATCGTCCAAAAACAAATAAACTGTGCATACAAGGCGCTAAAGCTGTATTTGATGTTACAGCTCATTCTCTTGGAATGATATCTATTAGTCCCGATGGAGAAAAATACATTAACAGCATCATTATTAAGAAAAATAGTAAAGTTCCAGCAGAGAATACAAGATCATTTAAGTTTAAGACAAGAACTAAAAATAACGAACTTGAAGTATATATTTTGCAAGGCGAATTTGAAAGACCCTTAGATAATACGATTATCAATAAATATGTAATAACAGAAATCGAAAGAGTTTCCTCATCTACTTCTTTTATTGATGTGACATATCAATACACCTCTAATGGTGTTGTTGAAGTATCAGCGGTTCAACAAGAAAACCATAAGAAATTGCCAATTAGAATTGAGCCGATACCCGAAGATATGGATTGGACTGACAGGTCACCAAAAGATCAAGCTGGTAACGCAGAGGCTCCGAATGTTGAGATCATTTTAGCAGTTGATTTATCTGGAAGCATGTATGGCAAGCCAATTAAAAAAGCACAGCAAGCGATGCATGATTTTGTAGCCAAATTAGAAGAAGGTAATACTAAAATTGGTATTCTTGCATTTGCCAATAAGGTCAAATGTGTATTGCCGCTTGATACAGATTTTAATAATGTTAATGATGTAATATCAAAATTAAGTGGTGTGAAAGTAGGTGGTGGAAATTCTGCAGAACCATTTACAACTGCTTTAACCCTGTTAAAAGGAAACCTTTCTGAAAATGAGGGCGAAGTATGCTATATTATTGTGCTTACTGATGGCGAGTGGTACCATCAGAAAAGGGCAATAAGCGCAGCTAAGCAGTGCCATGAAGCAGGCATAGAAATTATTGCATTGGGGTTTGGAAATGCAGACTATGAGTTTCTAAAACAAATCGCATCTATAGATGAATTTGCTTCTATAACGAATTTGACTGAACTATCTGGTTCATTCTCTAAGATTGCCCAAGCAATCAGCGACTATGCTACTGGTTTGAAAGTAATGTAA
- the thsA gene encoding thermosome subunit alpha, producing MEKGGQPIIIVDPRKEETKGKEALSMNIAAAKAVASIVKSTLGPRGMDKMLVNPIGDITITNDGATILHDMSIEHPAAKMVAEVAESLESSAGDGTTSAVVFTGSLLEKAEELIESGVHPTVVVKGYRLAAEKAVEILENLAIPTADNEKEKLLEVARTSITGKASEKYGRLIAELCVDAGLAIRERGIVDLKDVILSKDVGGKAEDTEFVEGIVIDKVALDKKFPLRIENPAIALIDTSMEIAKTANKAKLQINAYGDLEGFVKQEEEALFEMADYVIRAGANAVFCSKGMDDKIAAYLQSRGIYATRRVKNDDMQHLVDATGGRPIRNIKELTSKELGHAGLLEQDRDGDQGKTYLRDCKGAKSVSIVIRGGTEHIVDNLERAIDDALRVVKCAIEDSRIVAGGGASEVEVALGLRAYAASIGGREQMAIRAFADAIEEIPRTIARNAGLDTINTIVNLRAKHAENKNAGLNINTGAAEDMLEKGIVDPIRVKINSVKAGSEAAVMVLRVDDMLRAQRADMQNVKPEHMASTYDGMAAPALNMRR from the coding sequence ATGGAAAAAGGTGGCCAGCCAATCATAATAGTAGATCCTAGAAAAGAAGAGACAAAGGGAAAAGAAGCGCTCAGCATGAACATTGCGGCTGCAAAGGCAGTGGCCAGTATAGTCAAGAGCACGCTTGGTCCGAGAGGAATGGACAAGATGCTTGTCAATCCTATCGGGGATATCACAATCACAAATGACGGTGCAACTATTTTACATGATATGTCCATTGAGCACCCGGCAGCCAAGATGGTGGCCGAAGTTGCAGAGTCACTTGAAAGTTCGGCTGGGGATGGGACTACAAGTGCTGTTGTATTCACAGGCAGTCTGCTGGAAAAGGCAGAAGAGCTTATTGAGAGTGGAGTCCACCCGACAGTTGTTGTCAAGGGGTACAGGCTTGCAGCCGAGAAGGCTGTTGAGATTTTAGAGAACCTTGCAATCCCAACTGCCGATAATGAAAAGGAGAAACTTTTAGAAGTTGCCAGAACTTCTATTACGGGCAAAGCTTCTGAAAAGTACGGCCGTTTGATTGCGGAACTCTGCGTGGATGCCGGACTTGCGATTCGGGAAAGAGGCATAGTTGACCTCAAAGACGTTATTCTTTCAAAAGATGTCGGCGGCAAGGCCGAAGATACCGAGTTTGTTGAAGGCATTGTAATAGACAAGGTTGCTCTGGACAAGAAATTCCCTCTCAGAATTGAAAACCCTGCAATCGCTCTGATCGATACCTCCATGGAGATTGCCAAGACCGCAAACAAAGCAAAACTTCAGATAAACGCATATGGTGACCTTGAGGGTTTTGTAAAGCAGGAAGAAGAAGCTCTATTTGAGATGGCAGACTATGTCATCAGGGCAGGGGCAAATGCAGTTTTCTGTTCCAAAGGCATGGATGACAAAATCGCAGCCTACCTGCAAAGCCGGGGAATTTATGCAACCCGCAGGGTTAAGAACGATGACATGCAGCACCTTGTAGATGCCACAGGCGGCAGGCCTATCCGCAATATCAAAGAACTGACCTCGAAAGAACTCGGACATGCCGGGCTCCTTGAACAGGATCGGGACGGCGACCAGGGTAAGACCTACCTCAGAGACTGCAAAGGTGCAAAATCCGTATCCATTGTCATCAGGGGCGGTACAGAGCACATAGTTGACAACCTTGAACGTGCAATTGACGATGCCCTCAGGGTAGTAAAATGTGCCATAGAAGACAGCAGGATAGTTGCAGGCGGTGGAGCTTCCGAGGTCGAAGTTGCACTTGGGCTTCGTGCATATGCTGCAAGCATAGGTGGTCGTGAACAGATGGCAATCAGGGCTTTTGCAGACGCCATTGAAGAAATCCCGAGGACAATTGCCAGAAATGCAGGTCTGGATACTATCAACACAATAGTGAACCTCAGGGCAAAGCACGCCGAAAACAAAAATGCAGGCTTAAATATCAATACCGGTGCTGCCGAAGATATGCTCGAAAAAGGCATTGTTGACCCCATCAGGGTTAAGATCAACTCCGTCAAAGCTGGCTCCGAAGCCGCAGTGATGGTGCTCCGTGTGGACGACATGCTCCGCGCCCAGCGCGCTGACATGCAGAATGTCAAACCCGAGCATATGGCAAGCACTTATGATGGCATGGCAGCTCCTGCACTTAACATGCGCAGGTAA
- a CDS encoding HNH endonuclease → MSGLEDTNNNGVKNKLGELNKTGEGEISKAGEVGETGINKGDGNSRFSKELKDEHNNDYLKIKPENDKKNNIDPENDKKNNIDPENDKKNNIDPENDKKKVSETGKADETGINKGDGNSRFSEELKDEHNNDYLKIKPENDKKKNIDPENDKKNNIDPENDKTKVSETGKADETGINKGDENSGFSEELDAERNDYLKTESEKDEIKTDETGETGEELSRINKGDGKTGFSEELNAERNDYLKTESEKDEIKTDETGETGDEIESEKDEIKAGESKTESENDKINVDIQPNAETKVNETDKAGEHEMGKPELNGLEQQSENDEYGSGNTMALSSREIADVLKRRYPGQVSSSTIPPNDAKMVHMAGEKHPITGIVYDLKGFPIFDDVAVFDTRIPENIASKHDSEAHKRAATRSLRKSLQDPDQKRNASLTSFTPEQLSAIKGGRAQIPGFTWHHHQDFSRMQLVPTEEYHKRTGHVGGEYMSKQ, encoded by the coding sequence ATGTCTGGATTGGAAGACACTAATAACAATGGTGTAAAGAACAAGCTAGGTGAACTTAATAAGACAGGTGAAGGTGAAATAAGTAAAGCTGGCGAAGTTGGTGAGACAGGGATTAATAAAGGCGATGGAAACAGTAGATTCAGTAAAGAATTAAAAGATGAGCATAACAACGACTATCTTAAGATAAAGCCTGAAAACGATAAGAAAAATAATATAGATCCTGAAAACGACAAGAAAAATAATATAGATCCTGAAAACGACAAGAAAAATAATATAGATCCTGAAAACGACAAGAAAAAAGTTAGTGAGACAGGTAAAGCTGATGAGACTGGGATTAATAAAGGCGATGGAAACAGTAGATTCAGTGAAGAATTAAAAGATGAGCATAACAACGACTATCTTAAGATAAAGCCTGAAAACGACAAGAAAAAAAATATAGATCCTGAAAACGACAAGAAAAATAATATAGATCCTGAAAACGACAAGACAAAAGTTAGTGAGACAGGTAAAGCTGATGAGACTGGGATTAATAAAGGCGATGAAAACAGTGGATTCAGTGAAGAATTAGACGCTGAACGTAACGACTATCTTAAGACAGAATCTGAAAAAGATGAGATAAAAACTGATGAGACAGGTGAAACTGGTGAAGAGCTGAGTAGGATTAATAAAGGCGATGGAAAAACTGGATTCAGTGAAGAATTAAACGCTGAGCGTAACGACTATCTTAAGACAGAATCTGAAAAAGATGAGATAAAAACTGATGAGACAGGTGAAACTGGTGATGAGATCGAATCTGAAAAAGATGAGATAAAAGCTGGTGAATCTAAGACCGAATCAGAAAACGATAAGATAAATGTAGATATTCAACCTAATGCAGAAACTAAAGTTAATGAGACAGATAAAGCTGGTGAACATGAGATGGGCAAGCCAGAACTGAATGGTTTAGAACAACAATCTGAAAACGATGAATATGGCTCAGGAAACACAATGGCTCTATCATCAAGAGAGATAGCGGATGTATTAAAGAGGAGATATCCAGGGCAAGTTAGTTCATCAACTATTCCACCAAATGACGCAAAAATGGTTCATATGGCTGGTGAAAAACATCCAATAACTGGAATTGTATATGATTTAAAAGGTTTTCCAATTTTTGATGACGTTGCTGTATTTGACACAAGAATTCCAGAAAATATTGCTTCGAAACATGATAGTGAAGCCCATAAAAGAGCTGCAACTAGATCACTTCGAAAATCACTTCAAGATCCTGATCAAAAAAGAAACGCTAGTCTGACAAGCTTTACTCCAGAACAATTGAGTGCAATAAAAGGAGGAAGAGCCCAGATTCCTGGTTTTACATGGCACCATCATCAAGACTTCTCGAGGATGCAACTTGTCCCAACAGAAGAATACCATAAGAGAACAGGACATGTTGGTGGTGAGTATATGAGCAAACAATAA
- the grpE gene encoding nucleotide exchange factor GrpE translates to MGNNDKEEPPTDQRMVDDAFPENIKDEVVDTVTSNEEIKEEKLILDEPLNGSNVEKCTEEELGKAESVSISNDDILQNITDLSAKVDSLNQLFSEKTQHMEHKGKIIDQMHKELQKYKDDIYSQVLRQVLLDIIEVRDSILRITDFYLKKPEGERDIPNETFAGYALDIQDILDKNGVEIYESSPGDSFLPVKQRVIKKVVTENSELHGKVAESLSCGYDYNGRTISAEKIAVYYYEEPAEIITEINTEMVQHG, encoded by the coding sequence ATGGGCAATAATGACAAGGAAGAACCTCCGACTGATCAAAGAATGGTAGATGATGCGTTTCCTGAAAATATAAAAGACGAAGTTGTCGATACAGTTACAAGCAACGAAGAAATCAAAGAAGAGAAATTGATACTTGATGAACCTCTCAATGGGTCGAATGTCGAAAAGTGTACTGAAGAGGAACTCGGAAAAGCTGAAAGTGTAAGCATCAGTAATGATGATATTTTGCAAAATATTACCGATCTTTCGGCTAAAGTAGACTCCCTTAATCAACTCTTTTCCGAAAAAACACAGCATATGGAACATAAGGGAAAAATTATTGATCAAATGCATAAAGAGCTTCAGAAGTATAAGGATGACATTTACTCACAGGTTCTCAGACAAGTTCTTCTTGACATTATTGAAGTTAGAGATAGTATTTTGAGAATAACCGATTTTTACCTCAAGAAGCCTGAAGGAGAAAGGGATATTCCTAACGAAACTTTTGCAGGATATGCTCTTGACATTCAAGATATATTAGATAAAAATGGCGTTGAGATATACGAAAGCAGCCCTGGAGATTCTTTTTTGCCGGTAAAACAACGAGTAATTAAGAAGGTTGTTACTGAAAACAGTGAATTACACGGTAAGGTTGCCGAGTCTCTAAGCTGTGGCTATGACTATAACGGAAGGACTATTTCTGCAGAAAAAATTGCTGTTTATTATTATGAAGAGCCAGCCGAAATAATAACAGAAATTAACACGGAGATGGTACAACATGGCTAA